A window of Parambassis ranga chromosome 18, fParRan2.1, whole genome shotgun sequence genomic DNA:
GCCTACCGTCCCCACTGAGGCCAATCTGTGACCTGAGGGTCCTTAACCATTTTATCAAGGAGGCACGAGACGCAGAAGTCGCTATGGTGAGAAGAAAATGTATGCATGAGACCTAAGAGCAGGCGATGGTTGCTGCACAGAGATAAAGATTGTCTACAGAGGCCTGCTTTCAAACAAAAAGAACTCTAAAAATGGTTGGTATTACTTCGTTGTTTTCTCAGAAGTCATGTCGAGAAGGATGCGCCCTGTTAGAGGCAGTCACCGTTCCTCAAACCACAGTCGATTTTGATGTCtgggaaaagaaaaatgtaagtaataaatgaaaacagacttATTTAGATGATTTTTGTCCAAGTGTTAGATTTGAATTTCTATTGCCGGAGCTGTTTTATTGCTTTCTTTGTTCCATATTGCTCCCATAAAGACTTGCTTTAaccctttgttgttttttttggcaagACACAGGAGCAGACCCACGAAGTGCAGACTGGCCTGTGGCTCCTACAACAGGCCCTCAGCTTGCTGAGGACGTCGGTCACCAACACAGCGCTGCACAGCCACATAGACAACACAATCAGAAACCTGCTCAGCATTAACGGAGTGCTGCGTAGTCTCAACATCCAGGTGAGCAAATAGTTCAGTGTGCCGCCTGGAGCCTTCTGTAGCTTTAAAAGTATGAAAATGTTTAAGCTTCTTGCTAATTCATTTGGAAAGTTAAAAGTGTAAAATATTAGAGTGCAAATGTGGCCTCTGTGTTCCTTGTAATGCTTTCTTTGTAATAAACAAAGTAAGGGTTGTCATGGGACATTCTGCAAGCTTTTTTGTGAAAATGCCACAGGCACTGCAGCCTCTGCACAAGTTTGTTCATAGATTGCTTAACAAAGATTTTAAAATGACTCAGGTCCACACTGAGGCCTAGTGGATAGAGAACCTCAAGCTGAATGAGCAGTGTGCAGGCTCAAGGGTCATGTCAACATGCTTCTTTGTGTTGTCTCTTTCAGGAATATACTCCACCAGCAACTACAGTTGGACTTGAGGGAACATGGAGGGCGTCCTCAGCAACAGATTTGCTTCAAGTCTACGTCAACTTCCTGCGGGGCAAAGTGCGCCTCCTTCTTTTGGACGCACAGGCTTGTCAGCAAGATGTCAGCTGATCAGCTGCTCGCCCTTCTCCAGGCGAATATAATTTGTGTTTCGAAAGGCAAAGAGGAGGAACTTGACACTGTTAACATGCCCGCTGGCTGCTGGAAGCTGCGTGGAAAGAGGACACAGCAATCCTCACATACAAGGAGGACACTGAATGGACAGTCCCAGCAAGGCTTTGATGGACAGGAGATGATTGCACCTTGGAGTGAACACGGTGAAGCACACACTGACCAAACATTATGCCTTTGGGAAGCACTGCTCCAATAGCTGTTTTACTGGCACTCTCTTGCactttgtgtgtggatgtagttgtgtgtgggtgggtgcgTGGGTGCAGTGTTGGGGAAGATTACTTTGGAAAAGTAACTGATTACAATTACAAGttacactgttaaaaatgtattagtAGTGTAACTATTTCGATTACTTTATCAAAGTAATGTaactaattacatttgattacTTTGAATGAATGCCCTCAACTGTAAAccatattcatattttaaaacCTGGCAGTGTTAACCTTTCAGCAGTAGCCTACTTAACTTataaacacaataataaaagtCACAAGATTGAACTTCAGTATCTCTTCTTACTGAAGTGAAGGGTGAGCAGTTAACAGGCCTCTAACACCTACAGAGCTGTATAGCCTAAATGTCAATGTTGAGATGCCTCTTCGAACTCAACATGGACTGTTTAGATGTCAACAGCATCTTAATTGCTGGCAAACACTTCTTAAACTGTGTACAATGTGATTATGCCCCTTATCTGCAGTCTAGGTAAAATGCTTTTTGAACCAACACACCAGTGCATTCTTCGTTATCCCTGTTGCTGTCTGACTAAAGGCTGCTACATACCTCTGGAACATGTTCGTGTTCCAGAGGTGGAAAGAACAAGAATATGTATGCAGAACTCATCACACAGCTCTCCCACTGCAgtgctcttcacacacacacacacagagtttttgaagatgtttgcGGCTGAACAACACATTTAGGCAAACATGTTTGAATCGTGCGCCAGCAGCAAGCAAGGCGAGCAGGCGACTGATGACAGGAGAaccaaatataattaaaaaattcaaaaacaaactaatttaattaaacACTTTTCTCCAGTAATTTTGTAACTAAATGACATAATGCATACATGTAAttcgttactccccaacactgcgtGGGTGCGTGCagtatgtatgtgtctgtttgctgtgAGTTGGACCCTTCTTCAGAGAATTATGAAGTGAAAAACCCAGAAAATATTGATTGCACCCAGAAATTGGAAGACTGAGAGGCTGCGACTGTGCATCCATTTACCAATAGCACTGCAAGAGGCAAAAATAAATGAGGCCTCACATCACAATCCTTCTAACATTTTTCCATCTATGCCTCACAGAAACATTAGTCTCCTCTCTGGTTTTTTTCAgcaaatatttgaatatttttttaagttgtGTGATTACTATTTATACAGATTTTCTATTTTGAAGCTCTGGTTTTTAGGATTAGTGTCAGGTCTCTTCAAAAATGTAGTCACACTCAACACATTTACAGAGGTGTTTGTTCACACCCTTTGTAATGGCacgctgctgtttttttttttttataaagactGTGTGTACCTGATTTGCTGTTTTATATTGCATATTGTTTCCAAATTACTGAACAAAGGCCTACAAAGTCCACCTTAAGGCTCAATTATAAGTGAGCAAGGGAGCATGAGGTCAGGGAAGAGGGTTACATGAGAACTGTGAAGATGTTTTGTCGTTattatctgtgtttttctttctgcctgACCGACACTCAACAAGTCTCTACGCACTGATAGCCAGACTGTCTGGAAAAATTTACAATTAACATCCTGTGACGCTGTAATTGCAAATAACTTTCCAGAACCTGACGTTAActctgcctcctccctccctctattGTTCGGCATTAAACGGCTTAGTCATGGGAACTTGACGCTTTCTAAGAAATTGATGCTAAACTGTTTCAGATTAGTTCTTCCTtattttttccttatttttatATCTTATTCAAGTGCAAGATGTTTTTACGgatgtttgtacattttctttcctgtttttttgtgttgttttgtctcaTAACTGTGTAATTAACtatttaaatacaaaatattgTTCTTGCATAAAGAAAGGATAGATGGAAACACAACAAGAGGAAGCTACACAGCTTCAGCTGTTATTTTGCCATTAACATAGATCTCACTGTTTTCCCACCTGCTCAAATGTTCCTGTTGTTTAAGTAGACTTGACAGCTACAGAAACATACattccagttttatttttgttcataAATATAACTGGTCATCTACCATAAAAACTCAACAAAATAATCAACAGAAGCATTTTAACATAATAAAACCAACTTTAAACAGATTTAAATGTCTCTGACCCTCAGCTGAACTCAAGCCACACTTAGACTGCTGAGGGATAACATCCTGTCATACTTATGGTTGCTATCCACTGACATCTACAGGACATTTACAACAACTACAACACCAGCATGAAATTCAAACTGAGGATTTGACTTGTTCTTTCTAATGAATCTTTAAACTGTAAACACATGACTCATAGGCCTTATTAAAACAATATACACACATTTAGCACAGCCATATTAACATCTATATATGAAAATCCATTGTTACATATGACCACTGTTTGTCCGAGGCatgcaaactaaaaaaaacacatgatatGGAGCTTTCCATTTGGAAGTAATCCAAAATGGCTCACTGGTAAACACAGATGAAATGCTGCGCAGCTGTCTGCTCTATGCTGAAGCCCTGATAGGTCCCCACACAAGTGGTCCACTGATTTTCTGCTTATGAAGGAACAAATAGGACTTGAGGACAAATATAGAATCTCTGCCAGACACATGTATCTATTGAGCTAATTGAGTATCAGGGTAGAAAACCTTAATATGAATGGCAGAGTTATTACGTGTACGCGTCATTGGCTCCCCAGCCTCATCAGGGTCTTCAGGCTCCAGGTCGTCCACAAGCTCCACCGTGGAGGTGTTGGCTGCCAGCTGCAATGCTCCCTGACTGCTGGCCTGCAGCTGGAGGGCGATGTTAATAGCCCTGTTGATAGCCAGGCCCAAACCATGGACACAGATCTCCCTGTGACCCCCACCTTCCAGGAGCTTCTGACAGCGTGCCAACTGGGCCCGGAAATCAGTTTTCATGTTGACATAGACGTCATTCCGTCTCTTAGGGAGCTTCCTGGGGAGGCGTTTTCTAAGCGTGTACTCTACTGGGTCCATCTCCACAACAGAGGAGCTTGAGTCAGTGTGTGCTGGGGCGGTTTGAGGGACAGAGGACATACTGGGGTTGCGTGGTTCCGTCATGCTTGTCAGTGGATAGTGATGATTAGGCAGCGACTGAGGTCAAAGGAGGAAACTGTTGAAATAAGTACAACGCAAGTTGATTAAAAATGCTCAAATAAAACCATCACATTGTATTTATTATCCTTTCCTATCCTAGACATCACGTCGACATAATTTTACACAGTAAACAATGACGTAATAGTAAACCAACCAACTAGTTATATTACAACATGTAAATCTTACAATTAATACGTTTGCAAAACGCAccataaaaagaaagaagagtaGAGGTGTGTACTCATAAACGAGGCTAAACATTAACTAGCTAACGCTATGAAGCAGTAGGCTTAGCTAAGGTAAGCTAACAGAATAATAATTACGACAAAGCATGGACGTAATGTTGTTCATCGACTCTTGAGCTATGTGATGAGCAAGCTTACCTTCATGTACTAAATTCAAGTAATAATATTTATTCTGCCGGTCGGTAATGCCTGGGGTACATTTCCTAATGAATGACAGCGTTGTTTAACCTCACGGGTTCATGTTTCTTCATGTTTCTATGCACCGGAAGTAATACAGCAGGGGGACTACAACTCCGGTGACAAcgacttcttcttcttatgtTTAATGGCGGATAGCAACCAACGTCTGaagtgcattaccgccacctagtATGATAGAATGTGGGTCTGAGAATTCTCCCGAATGAATGAATTATTTTGCATCTTTCTTCTACTTGCTTCATATTTCTTACGGTGctgaaaaacatgtttcactGACTCTTCCTCCGCTGGATGCTTCTTATTAAATGTATTGTGTAGCTACTACGTCCAATACATGCAGCTACCGGCTGATGCCCAATGTTTGTTTGACGtgtatttgaatgaatgaaacggGATTCTATCTTGCCGTAAAATAATATCTCTTGACtcagattaaataaattaaagtttcaacttcataacaacaaaataataccgTTCACAAAGCaatcttcatacagtcaaaaaactgtttgcttcccCATTCATCAGCACCGGATGCTTTAATTTTCCCCACTTAAATCACCTGTGGCAGCCTGTGGCCCTGCCACGGGCGCCACCCCTTTAGCGCCCCCTAATGCCTCTGATGCCTATTTACAATTACACAAACATGGCTCTTACACATTGTCTTATTTAGTCCAGCGCATCCTAATCTCATTCAGTTATAGCTGTTTAGTGTATTGATGGATTTCTGCTTAATTTTATATAGACGGCGTCCTTTCTTCCCTTCACCCTAATGTTGTTGCCAAGCTGCCATGATTTTTTTCTGGACTATTGGTTTAACACGGTTCATAGATAAGAGGCTGTTTAGACAGCAAGCAAGTTATTTCATTTCCTTTTAATACCTCTGTGTGCTGGAAtccacatatattttttttatcttcgcCAGAAAATATAACCGTGTTTGTGGAGTCTTGCTCACAATAATAATAGATAGGCTAATTATTCTAAGAAAAATGTACCtgtaagaggaaaaaataaaattaatacattttttttgtttttttttttgctttttaataaGTTATATGTTGTATTTTTGCCATCTTGTCTGCTAGCCAATAACTGGAAAACGCTTAAAAGATGCATGGTGTATGGTGGCATGTACCACCATTACCCTCTCAGGAGTGGTGTATCTACAAAACAAGTCAGGTCACAAGGTCACAGAGGAACCCAGGCTAACCTgtaagcagctaaaggcctctctcacaCTGGCTAATGTTCATGTGGATGAAAACACCATCAGaagaacactgaacaaccatggtgtgcatgacagagctgcaaggagaacGTCACTGCTCTCTGAAAACAACACTGCTGCCGATCTGCAGTTTGTTAAAGctcatgtggacaaaccagagggctgctgggaaaatactTGGAGcacagatgagaccagaataGAGTTATTTGGCTTCAATGAGAAGACTAATGTCGGCCAACCACC
This region includes:
- the epoa gene encoding erythropoietin isoform X1, translating into MGNRRTYGPNREDPVRGYADTAMEFPRLLALLLIVLEWTRPGLPSPLRPICDLRVLNHFIKEARDAEVAMKSCREGCALLEAVTVPQTTVDFDVWEKKNTQEQTHEVQTGLWLLQQALSLLRTSVTNTALHSHIDNTIRNLLSINGVLRSLNIQEYTPPATTVGLEGTWRASSATDLLQVYVNFLRGKVRLLLLDAQACQQDVS
- the epoa gene encoding erythropoietin isoform X3 is translated as MLQKTGRGLLALLLIVLEWTRPGLPSPLRPICDLRVLNHFIKEARDAEVAMKSCREGCALLEAVTVPQTTVDFDVWEKKNTQEQTHEVQTGLWLLQQALSLLRTSVTNTALHSHIDNTIRNLLSINGVLRSLNIQEYTPPATTVGLEGTWRASSATDLLQVYVNFLRGKVRLLLLDAQACQQDVS
- the pop7 gene encoding ribonuclease P protein subunit p20: MTEPRNPSMSSVPQTAPAHTDSSSSVVEMDPVEYTLRKRLPRKLPKRRNDVYVNMKTDFRAQLARCQKLLEGGGHREICVHGLGLAINRAINIALQLQASSQGALQLAANTSTVELVDDLEPEDPDEAGEPMTRTRNNSAIHIKVFYPDTQLAQ
- the epoa gene encoding erythropoietin isoform X2, translated to MGNRRTYGPNREDPVRGYADTAMEFPRLLALLLIVLEWTRPGLPSPLRPICDLRVLNHFIKEARDAEVAMKSCREGCALLEAVTVPQTTVDFDVWEKKNEQTHEVQTGLWLLQQALSLLRTSVTNTALHSHIDNTIRNLLSINGVLRSLNIQEYTPPATTVGLEGTWRASSATDLLQVYVNFLRGKVRLLLLDAQACQQDVS